TTCGCCATCTTCCCATGCTCGCGACTACGCTGCAACTTGCTGCTTCAGGACTAAGACGCGGCGGCTGATTTGCCTACGCAGAAACTGTTAACGGCCTGTCGATTTAATCAGCCGTTTGGTCGTTAGCCCCGGTTCAAGCACTGCTACACCGGGGCTAACGCCCAAACGGCTAATTCAAGGAAACTCGTTGTGACTAAACCGACAAGCCGTTAACAGCCTTGGCTGCATGCGCGTCGCCGCTGATGTTACTAGCGGGATCAGTTCAGCGTTTCGGGACGCGTTCCCATCAGGAGCCCCGCGTTTTGAGGAGCGTTGGTTAGCGGTGCGTAGAGGGCGGAGGTGAGGCCTGCGCCGACCATCAACTGGCTCGCTTCGGGAGCGGTTCGCAAGCGTCCCAGCGGAGTCCGCAAACCGAGTTCCAAGTTCTGCACGGCGGTCGCCAACGATCGCTTTTTGGCATCGATTGGATCGAAGAAATCGATCACCGCAACTTCTCCATCGGGCCGCGTGACATCGGCGGCGCGGCCGAGGATCGTGACGGCAAGGGCATCGTCGATCGTTTGCAGCAGTTCGGGGATCACGACCAGATCGAATGGTCCCTCGGGCAGTTCGCCGCTGGTCGGATCGCCTTCGATCCCCTTCCAGCGATTCTGCAGATCGATGCTCTCGATCATCGTCTTCGCTTCGCCCAACGCGTCGGCATGATCGATGGCGACGATCGTGGTGCCGGGATCGCGAAACGCAAGCGTCGACGTCCAGACGCCCGAACCACAACCGATCTCCAGGATCCGCAGGTCGCGACGTTTCTGGCCGATCTCCAACACCGCGGCGGCTTGCATTGCCAGTGGTGTCCGCGTCCATCCGCGAGCGACTTGGTGACGTCGATACGCATCGCCGTTTCCGGCGGGAAGATCGCATCGCAGTTGGCCGACCATGCTGTCCAAGTAGTAGTCGCCGAGGTCGGAATCGTATTGGGCCAACAGTCCCAGAGTTTGCGACGCGGCGTAGTGCTCGGCGTATTGTTCGATCAGACCGCTCGCGACCAAGACGTCCAAGATCCGCGTGGTCAGGTTGGGCTGGATGTCGCAAGCGTCGACCAGCTCGCCAAACGTCTTTTGCCCCGACAGCAGTTGCTGGAACAGACCGACCTCGCGGGCCGCACGAATCGCGTGCGCCGTCGAGTTGATCCCGATCAGGGTCCAGTATTTGCGAATCGTCAATTCTTGCTGATTGGCCATCGTATGGTTGTGTCTTTTCGTGGTTTTTGCAGTGGTGCGGGGGGCCGCGGCGGCGGCAAGAGTATATCGCACGAGGTTCGTTTCAGGAACGGATGGCCGGCCTGTGAATCGCTGTCGATCGGATCAGTCTCGCCACTGTGACTTCAGTTCCGCCAGCCCCTGGGCTGTCGAGATGATCGGTTCGTAGCCGAGCAGTCGCCGGGCGGCGGTGATGTCAAAGTAATGGTCTTTGGCCAGTTGAGCGGCGACAAATCGTGTCATCGGCGGCTCGCTGGTCCGCCGCGTGGCGGCGTAGATCAGTTCCAGACCGTGGCCGATCTTGTAGGCGGTGCGGTAGGAGATCGATCGCGTCGGCACTTCGACTCCCGCCGCCGTTAAGATCTCCGACAGCCAAGCCCAGCAGCCGACCGGTTCGCCTTGCGACAGGAAGTACGCGCGGCCAGCGGCTTCGGTCTCCCCGCTGCTGATTCGGTCCAACGCCAGCAGATGGGCGTGGGCGGCGTTGCGAACGTGGATCGTATCGATCAGGTTTTCACCCGAACCGACGCGGACCAAGCGGCCGGCGCGGGCGCGTTGGATCAAGCGTGGGAACAGATGCGGATCGTCGGGAGCCCAGATCAGATGGGGCCGCAGCGCGCAGGTCAGCAGACGCCCCGGCTGATTGGCCGCCAAGACTTCCTTTTCAGCCGCGGCCTTGGTGCGCGGATAGTGGCACAGATAATCGTCGGGGTAGGGTTCCGATTCGTCGACGCCGGTCTGGTCGTCGCCGCCGAACGTGACGCTGGGACTGCTGCAGAAGACCAGACTGCGGATCTCGCGTTGGTGGCAGGCGTCGATCACGTGCCGGGTGCCGAGCGTATTGGTCTCAAAATAGTGTTGGTACGATCCCCAGACGCCAGCGATCGCGGCGGTGTGGATCACGGCGTCGACATCTTCGGTGGCCCGCAGGACGGCGGTCTGGTTGCGGACATCGCCGCGGACCTGCTGCATCCCCGCTTCGGCAAGCTGTGGGTAATCGCGGCGTCCGAGCCCGACGACATCATCGCCGCGGGCGAGCAATTGGCGAACGATCTCGGCTCCTAAGAAGCCGCCGCAACCGGTGACTAAAACTCGCATGAACTTCCTGGTGGCAGTGGCGTGAAAATGGGCTGGGAATCGAGCGGTGCTGCGATCGTCGTCGAAGTGTAACACGGCGGGGGGCGGAGGCCAAAGGATGGCTCGCTGCTGCTGGACTCGCGTCTCGGTTGGGTAGAGATCATAATTGGGCTCCGCACCGCGTGGCCGATCGTGTGATCTGCTGCCGGGCGAAAAAGTCTATAGATGCAAAGGAAGCTGCGTTGCGAAACAGTAAAACTCTGGCCAAGGTGCGAGCGGGCAAGCCGGTTCGGATGTGCTCGTTTGGACATTTTATTCCGGCATACATCCAGATGGCCGCCGACAGCGGATACGACTGTCTGTGGTTGGACGCGGAGCATCGGGCGTTCACCGATCGCGAGATCCAGACGCTGTTATCCTATTGCCATCGGTTCGACATCGATTGCATGTTGCGGCCGCCGACGTTGGAGAAATCGCGGCTGTATCGCTATCTCGAAGATGGCGCGACGGGATTGATGATCCCACATGTCTCGACAGCTGATCGGGCGGCGGAATTGGTCCAATCGGTGAAGTTCCCGCCGCTGGGCGATCGCGGGCAGGATGGCGTTGGGTTGGATGCGGGATTTCTCTCGCGGGGCGATGAATACGTCGAGCACGCGAATCGCGAGACCTTTCTGGTTGTGCAAATTGAGACGCCTCAAGCGGTTGGAAATATTGACGCGATCGCCGCGGTTCCCGGTGTCGATGGAATGTTCATTGGTCCGGGCGATCTCGGTTTGCGGATCCGACGGACCGAAACCAACGTCACGATCGCTCAGGCCAACGCCGACGTCGCCGCCGCGGCGGCTAAGCACGGGAAATTCTGGGGCGGTCCGGGATTATCGCTGGAGAATATCCAGCATTTGTACCAGTTGGGTGCGCAAATGATTGCTCACGGAAACGATTACGATGGATTGCTGACGATGCTTCGCAACAGTTCAGCCGAACTCGATGCGATCTATGGTTGATTCCCCCGTGCGGGGATCCGGGCGTAAATACGAAATCGAGATAGAGCACCGATGAAAACCTGGACCATTGGCCGAAATCTGTTGTGCGACGTGGTGATCGATCAACCCGACGTGGAGGATCGGCACTGCCTTCTGCGACAAACCATCGGTGGATTTTTGTTGGAGGATCTCGGTTCCCGGTGTGGAACGTTTGTCGACGAACACCGGATCACGCAT
Above is a genomic segment from Rosistilla ulvae containing:
- a CDS encoding HpcH/HpaI aldolase family protein; this translates as MRNSKTLAKVRAGKPVRMCSFGHFIPAYIQMAADSGYDCLWLDAEHRAFTDREIQTLLSYCHRFDIDCMLRPPTLEKSRLYRYLEDGATGLMIPHVSTADRAAELVQSVKFPPLGDRGQDGVGLDAGFLSRGDEYVEHANRETFLVVQIETPQAVGNIDAIAAVPGVDGMFIGPGDLGLRIRRTETNVTIAQANADVAAAAAKHGKFWGGPGLSLENIQHLYQLGAQMIAHGNDYDGLLTMLRNSSAELDAIYG
- a CDS encoding class I SAM-dependent methyltransferase — encoded protein: MANQQELTIRKYWTLIGINSTAHAIRAAREVGLFQQLLSGQKTFGELVDACDIQPNLTTRILDVLVASGLIEQYAEHYAASQTLGLLAQYDSDLGDYYLDSMVGQLRCDLPAGNGDAYRRHQVARGWTRTPLAMQAAAVLEIGQKRRDLRILEIGCGSGVWTSTLAFRDPGTTIVAIDHADALGEAKTMIESIDLQNRWKGIEGDPTSGELPEGPFDLVVIPELLQTIDDALAVTILGRAADVTRPDGEVAVIDFFDPIDAKKRSLATAVQNLELGLRTPLGRLRTAPEASQLMVGAGLTSALYAPLTNAPQNAGLLMGTRPETLN
- a CDS encoding NAD-dependent epimerase/dehydratase family protein is translated as MRVLVTGCGGFLGAEIVRQLLARGDDVVGLGRRDYPQLAEAGMQQVRGDVRNQTAVLRATEDVDAVIHTAAIAGVWGSYQHYFETNTLGTRHVIDACHQREIRSLVFCSSPSVTFGGDDQTGVDESEPYPDDYLCHYPRTKAAAEKEVLAANQPGRLLTCALRPHLIWAPDDPHLFPRLIQRARAGRLVRVGSGENLIDTIHVRNAAHAHLLALDRISSGETEAAGRAYFLSQGEPVGCWAWLSEILTAAGVEVPTRSISYRTAYKIGHGLELIYAATRRTSEPPMTRFVAAQLAKDHYFDITAARRLLGYEPIISTAQGLAELKSQWRD